The following are from one region of the Orenia metallireducens genome:
- a CDS encoding transposase — protein KGLNIIGATEVLRDFYFLYEKYKKGTKDSISICATEIISFLEKLLEYDHQRGIEKTFVLLDNASIHRADLVKKFVRKNKDHLFLLFQPPYSPELNPQENMWNWMKKFLSNKSAYTSYIH, from the coding sequence AAAGGTCTTAATATCATAGGTGCTACTGAAGTATTAAGAGATTTCTATTTCCTCTATGAAAAATATAAAAAAGGAACAAAAGATTCTATTTCAATCTGTGCTACAGAAATTATTTCTTTTTTAGAAAAATTATTAGAATATGACCATCAAAGAGGTATAGAAAAAACTTTTGTACTTTTAGATAATGCTAGTATTCATAGAGCAGATCTAGTAAAGAAATTTGTTCGCAAAAATAAAGATCATTTATTTCTATTATTCCAACCTCCATATTCTCCTGAACTTAACCCTCAGGAGAATATGTGGAATTGGATGAAGAAGTTTTTATCTAATAAGTCTGCTTATACATCATACATCCATTGA
- the tkt gene encoding transketolase, which translates to MLKQVADVIRGLSADGVQEANSGHPGLPLGCADIGAVLYGEVMKYDPKAPEWADRDRFILSAGHGSMLVYSLLHLSGYDVSLDDLRDFRQLDSKTPGHPEYGHTPGVETTTGPLGQGFANAVGMAIAERMMAERYNTEEDTIVDHYTYTLTGDGGMMEGIVYEAASLAGHLGLGKLIAIYDDNDISIGGSTDITFTEDVPARFRAQGWHVVDGVDGHDFESIKAAIEEGKKVADKPTLIVAKTAIGFGAPTMEGLSAAHGSPLGDEEIRGMKEKLGLPVDEKFYVSKEVKEFFAQKRVELQKEREAWEEKFNKWAKANPELKKSWDQAHNLELPANFREVIEGLEIDAPIASRASSGKTLSKIVDEVEYFVGGSADLAPSNKTYQDKYGEIQKGEFAGRNFRFGVREHAMAAIGNGIALHGGLRPYVATFLVFSDYMRNAIRMSALMNQPVVYVLTHDSIYVGEDGPTHQPIEHTESLRLIPNLTVLRPADEEETKVAWIQAMERTDGPTALILTRQNLPHIEKDNPGDIYKGGYVVKGPQDADIVLIASGSEVSLAVETADLLEKEGKSVRIVSVPERRLFTAQGQDYVNQVLGSKNSLRVAMEIGVGQGWYQFLREGDHLVSIDTFGASGPGKEVADKFGFTAQKVAKEIMNKL; encoded by the coding sequence ATGTTAAAACAAGTGGCTGATGTAATTAGAGGTTTATCAGCAGATGGTGTACAAGAAGCTAATTCTGGTCATCCAGGTTTACCACTAGGATGTGCTGATATTGGTGCGGTGCTTTATGGAGAGGTGATGAAATATGACCCTAAGGCTCCAGAATGGGCTGATCGTGATAGATTTATCCTATCAGCTGGTCATGGTTCTATGTTAGTTTATTCTTTGTTACATTTATCAGGTTATGATGTAAGCTTAGATGATTTAAGAGACTTTAGACAATTAGACTCTAAAACTCCAGGGCATCCTGAATATGGTCATACTCCAGGTGTAGAGACTACTACTGGTCCACTAGGACAAGGTTTTGCTAATGCTGTGGGAATGGCAATTGCTGAGAGAATGATGGCAGAAAGATATAATACTGAAGAAGATACTATTGTTGATCACTATACATATACATTAACTGGTGATGGAGGTATGATGGAAGGTATCGTTTATGAAGCTGCCTCTTTAGCTGGACATTTAGGATTGGGTAAATTAATCGCTATCTATGATGACAATGACATCTCTATTGGTGGTAGTACAGATATTACCTTTACAGAGGATGTACCTGCTCGCTTTAGAGCTCAAGGATGGCATGTGGTTGATGGGGTAGATGGTCATGACTTTGAGTCTATCAAAGCTGCAATTGAAGAAGGTAAGAAGGTAGCTGATAAGCCAACTTTAATTGTTGCTAAGACTGCTATCGGTTTTGGTGCTCCAACTATGGAAGGTTTAAGTGCTGCTCATGGTTCTCCACTAGGAGATGAAGAGATTAGAGGAATGAAAGAGAAGTTAGGATTACCAGTTGATGAGAAGTTCTATGTATCTAAAGAGGTTAAAGAGTTCTTTGCTCAAAAAAGAGTAGAACTTCAAAAAGAAAGAGAAGCTTGGGAAGAGAAATTCAATAAATGGGCTAAAGCAAATCCAGAATTGAAGAAGTCTTGGGACCAAGCTCATAATTTAGAGCTTCCTGCTAACTTTAGAGAGGTAATTGAAGGTTTGGAGATAGATGCTCCAATTGCAAGTAGAGCTTCTTCTGGTAAGACTTTAAGTAAGATTGTTGATGAGGTAGAGTACTTTGTTGGTGGTTCTGCTGACTTAGCTCCATCTAATAAGACTTATCAAGATAAATATGGTGAGATTCAAAAAGGCGAGTTTGCTGGTCGTAATTTCCGTTTTGGTGTTAGAGAGCATGCAATGGCAGCTATCGGTAATGGTATTGCCTTACATGGTGGATTAAGACCATATGTAGCTACTTTCTTAGTCTTTTCTGATTATATGAGAAATGCTATTAGAATGTCTGCATTGATGAATCAACCAGTGGTTTATGTATTAACACATGATTCTATTTATGTAGGTGAAGATGGACCTACTCATCAACCAATTGAACATACAGAATCCTTAAGATTAATCCCTAACTTAACTGTACTTAGACCTGCTGATGAAGAAGAGACTAAGGTTGCTTGGATTCAAGCTATGGAACGTACTGATGGACCAACAGCTCTAATCTTAACTCGCCAGAACCTGCCTCATATTGAGAAGGATAATCCTGGTGATATTTATAAAGGTGGCTATGTAGTTAAAGGTCCTCAAGATGCTGATATAGTATTGATTGCTAGTGGTAGTGAGGTTTCTTTAGCAGTAGAAACAGCAGACTTGTTAGAAAAAGAAGGTAAGAGTGTCAGAATAGTATCTGTACCTGAAAGAAGATTATTTACTGCCCAAGGTCAAGATTATGTAAATCAGGTCTTAGGTTCTAAAAATTCCTTAAGAGTAGCAATGGAGATTGGTGTAGGTCAAGGATGGTATCAATTCTTAAGAGAAGGTGACCATTTAGTAAGTATCGATACCTTTGGAGCGAGTGGCCCAGGTAAAGAGGTTGCTGATAAGTTTGGATTTACTGCTCAAAAGGTTGCTAAAGAGATTATGAATAAGTTATAA
- a CDS encoding SPFH domain-containing protein — MRKRVKLVLLSLMMLLLVGCVRPYKTPHIETIEPHQTAFLIPLVGDNKANQQEFMSESYLEERKVPTKEIEIPQRWVQTGRFNNQGQWRDSARLILVDRSPVTREWTQSPDTGTSSKNEGIIAESKESISFMVGVNASAQIDEQDAAKFLYRYNNKDLSYIMDTEIRAMVESAFVSNSGKLTMAEIIEKKAEIINEVRAEVIPYFEERGITITVLGLKGDIEYLNSQIQEAIDKKFKEEKALEAQRVANQRLIEEAEAKAKAELRAQQIINQKEIEAAEAKAKAAKLMSESLEFQIKLQELENQRVFVENWNGELPQIMGGDNGLLFNLPMNDLGK; from the coding sequence ATGAGAAAGAGAGTAAAGTTAGTTCTTTTATCACTGATGATGTTATTATTAGTAGGATGTGTTCGCCCCTATAAGACACCCCATATTGAGACAATTGAGCCACATCAGACAGCTTTTTTAATTCCATTGGTTGGTGATAATAAAGCTAATCAACAGGAGTTTATGTCTGAAAGTTATTTAGAGGAACGAAAGGTTCCAACTAAGGAGATAGAGATTCCTCAAAGATGGGTACAGACAGGTCGCTTTAATAATCAAGGTCAGTGGAGAGATTCAGCTAGATTAATTTTAGTTGATAGGTCACCAGTTACCCGTGAATGGACTCAAAGTCCAGATACAGGAACTTCTAGTAAGAATGAAGGGATTATTGCAGAGAGTAAGGAGAGTATCTCCTTTATGGTAGGTGTAAATGCTTCGGCTCAAATAGACGAACAGGATGCTGCTAAGTTCTTATACCGTTATAATAATAAAGATTTAAGTTATATCATGGATACAGAGATTAGAGCAATGGTGGAGAGTGCCTTTGTCTCCAATTCAGGAAAGTTGACTATGGCTGAAATTATTGAAAAGAAGGCAGAAATTATCAATGAAGTTAGAGCAGAAGTAATCCCATACTTTGAAGAGAGAGGAATTACCATTACTGTGTTAGGACTAAAGGGTGATATTGAGTATCTTAACTCCCAAATTCAAGAAGCTATCGATAAGAAGTTTAAAGAAGAGAAGGCTTTAGAAGCTCAAAGGGTAGCTAATCAACGTTTAATTGAAGAAGCAGAAGCTAAAGCTAAGGCAGAGCTTAGAGCACAGCAGATAATCAATCAAAAGGAGATTGAAGCTGCAGAAGCTAAGGCTAAAGCTGCCAAGTTGATGTCTGAAAGTTTAGAGTTCCAAATTAAACTACAAGAGCTTGAAAATCAAAGGGTTTTTGTAGAGAATTGGAACGGAGAATTACCACAGATTATGGGTGGGGATAATGGACTCTTATTTAATCTACCGATGAATGACTTAGGGAAGTAA
- a CDS encoding DUF4349 domain-containing protein, translated as MITTSCGASYERKEVALNSAIQPRTSLSYDKAEVMEESKVMKSVEVETPTVERKIIRNANLNLEIRDLSNISEKVNKIINSHQGFIANSRKWTGYNNRKFYNFTLRVPEEEFEVTLSELSQLGKLLREELSGQDITKEYIDIQARLNNFKAQEERYLELLDKAKDVKDILEVERELNRVRINIEQLEGTIKYYDNQISLATIRVNISEPEAIINNSSNLGFLKSFREALRSFIKSINLIIVLIGALIPWLILVAILGYLLYRIIKKRRS; from the coding sequence TTGATTACAACTTCATGTGGAGCATCATATGAACGTAAAGAGGTAGCTTTAAATTCAGCAATTCAACCAAGAACATCGTTATCCTATGATAAAGCTGAAGTAATGGAAGAATCTAAGGTAATGAAGAGTGTTGAAGTTGAAACACCTACTGTAGAACGGAAGATAATTAGAAATGCCAATTTAAATTTAGAGATCAGAGATCTATCAAATATCTCTGAAAAGGTTAACAAAATTATCAATAGTCACCAAGGATTCATTGCTAATTCTCGTAAGTGGACTGGATATAATAATCGTAAATTTTATAACTTTACTTTAAGAGTACCTGAAGAAGAATTTGAAGTTACACTTTCAGAACTATCACAATTAGGTAAGCTACTAAGAGAAGAGCTTAGTGGTCAAGATATAACTAAAGAGTATATTGACATTCAAGCAAGATTAAATAACTTTAAAGCCCAAGAAGAGAGATATTTAGAATTATTAGATAAAGCAAAGGATGTCAAAGATATTCTAGAGGTTGAGAGGGAGTTAAATCGTGTTAGAATTAATATAGAACAACTTGAAGGAACTATCAAATACTATGATAATCAAATCAGTCTAGCCACTATTAGAGTCAATATCAGTGAACCAGAAGCAATCATCAATAATAGCTCTAATCTAGGTTTTCTAAAGAGCTTTAGAGAAGCCTTAAGAAGCTTTATAAAGAGTATCAATCTAATTATCGTCTTAATTGGAGCATTGATTCCATGGTTGATTCTTGTTGCTATTTTAGGATACCTACTTTATAGAATTATTAAAAAAAGAAGAAGCTAA
- a CDS encoding aminotransferase class III-fold pyridoxal phosphate-dependent enzyme, which translates to MKNVITETIVDYENHVNLGMAKLFKIMGLDTLEWKTSGTIIEDIEGNKYIDCLGGYGTFALGHRPPEVIEAVKEQLDLMPLSSKVLFNQALGQLARRLAEVTPGRLQYSFICNSGTEAVEGALKLAKMATGKNRIIAAVNSFHGKSLGSLSVTGRDVFRNPFKPLLPNIDHVIFGDLGDLSKSINHDTAAVILEPIQGEGGIILPPEDYLVGVRELCDNYGALLILDEIQTGIGRTGKMFACEHYDIVPDILTTAKALGGGVMPVGAFIATPEVWEVFNESPFMHTSTFGGNPLACRAAIATLNAIEKKELVQKAAESGEYLLNRLKELVKNYPGIINDVRGKGLMIGIEFQHESYGGLLISELFEAGVVVAYTLNQQKVIRLEPPLIISREELDKVVDVLENALAKVVELAS; encoded by the coding sequence ATGAAGAATGTAATCACTGAGACTATTGTTGATTATGAAAATCATGTAAACTTAGGTATGGCAAAATTATTCAAAATTATGGGGTTAGATACTTTAGAGTGGAAGACCTCAGGAACCATTATTGAAGATATAGAGGGAAATAAATATATTGACTGTTTAGGGGGATACGGGACCTTTGCTTTAGGTCACCGACCACCAGAGGTGATAGAAGCAGTAAAGGAGCAGTTAGACTTGATGCCACTGTCTTCAAAGGTCTTATTTAATCAGGCTTTGGGGCAGTTAGCTAGAAGGTTGGCAGAGGTTACACCAGGCAGACTACAATACTCTTTTATCTGTAATAGTGGAACTGAAGCAGTAGAGGGGGCATTAAAGCTAGCTAAAATGGCTACTGGCAAGAATAGAATTATTGCAGCAGTCAACTCTTTTCATGGTAAATCTTTAGGTTCTTTAAGTGTAACAGGAAGAGATGTCTTTAGAAATCCCTTTAAACCATTATTGCCTAATATAGACCATGTTATCTTTGGGGATTTAGGAGATTTGTCCAAGAGTATTAACCATGATACAGCAGCAGTAATTTTAGAGCCAATACAAGGAGAAGGCGGGATCATTTTACCCCCTGAAGATTATTTAGTAGGAGTAAGAGAGCTTTGTGATAATTACGGTGCTTTACTTATCTTAGATGAGATTCAGACAGGGATAGGAAGAACTGGCAAGATGTTTGCTTGTGAGCATTATGATATAGTTCCAGATATACTAACAACTGCCAAAGCCTTAGGTGGAGGTGTAATGCCAGTTGGAGCTTTTATAGCTACACCAGAGGTTTGGGAGGTATTCAATGAATCTCCTTTCATGCATACATCTACCTTTGGAGGTAATCCACTAGCTTGTCGTGCTGCAATTGCTACTTTGAATGCAATAGAAAAGAAAGAATTGGTACAGAAAGCTGCAGAGTCTGGAGAGTACTTATTGAATCGTCTAAAAGAACTTGTAAAGAATTATCCTGGGATTATCAATGATGTTAGAGGTAAAGGGTTGATGATAGGGATTGAATTTCAACATGAGAGCTATGGAGGATTGCTGATAAGTGAATTATTTGAAGCAGGTGTTGTAGTAGCTTATACCTTAAATCAGCAGAAAGTAATTAGATTAGAACCACCTTTAATTATTAGTCGTGAGGAACTAGATAAAGTCGTTGATGTTTTAGAGAATGCATTAGCTAAGGTAGTAGAATTAGCGAGTTAA
- a CDS encoding type II toxin-antitoxin system RatA family toxin, producing the protein MPYVEENIIIEGARDKIYELVKDMESYPKFMPDVLNVEVVERNNHTTVTRWVTDIDGRKLCWTERDYFNDDEYQIIYKQLSGDLKKFEGEWRLESTNQGTEVTLTVDFEFGIPMLAPLLNPILKKKVSQNSINMLTAIKEKIENEVEQCS; encoded by the coding sequence ATGCCATATGTAGAAGAGAATATTATTATAGAAGGTGCAAGGGATAAAATATATGAATTAGTTAAGGATATGGAGTCCTATCCTAAATTTATGCCTGATGTACTTAATGTAGAGGTAGTAGAGAGAAATAATCACACAACAGTTACAAGGTGGGTGACTGATATTGATGGCAGAAAGCTATGCTGGACAGAGAGAGATTATTTTAATGATGATGAGTATCAGATTATCTATAAACAGTTAAGTGGAGATTTAAAGAAGTTTGAAGGTGAATGGAGATTAGAATCTACTAATCAAGGAACAGAGGTTACTTTAACTGTAGATTTTGAATTTGGTATTCCTATGTTAGCACCATTATTAAATCCTATTCTTAAAAAGAAGGTCAGCCAAAATAGTATAAATATGTTGACAGCAATTAAAGAGAAGATAGAGAATGAAGTTGAGCAATGTTCGTAG
- a CDS encoding multicopper oxidase domain-containing protein, protein MLRKYSVVAIQIPIVYNKFGDHDPNGMLYVLEEKEEQIIALVNEFGLIPIDLVEPLILRANQGDKVEIKFTNKLDFPASMNLKGLDYDVKTSDGAFVGRNPNTTVPPTKSIIYEFEANTQGAFQFSDLANPLSSELGSNLHGLFGGFIVEPPGSTWTDPQTGKPVESGAIVDIHNPFLPDFREAVIVFHDEPAIKAKDGNPPLDPITGLPQSTHAINYRAEPMRNRKRLIEEGEVCEGCIGEEVHHDSWAFGDPATPIPRAYISDPMRFHVIHGGVKETHIFHLHVHQWLSEINDPHSELNDSREISPQQTITFDVLYGAGSLHGAYGDSIYHCHLYPHFGEGMWGIFRTHDVLENGEGRFYPDGRPIQPLIPLPDRPLPPEPTPERPGFPLFIPGEVGQLSPLPPLGFNRDFEPTQLEANAFDKNPVPGAPFVNPCPEDVPVRRYDIVAMEIPIIYNDAKWFDPQGRLYVLAEDEEDIRAGIKEPEPLFIRSNAGECIEIHLTNKLPETIGGNAFQTLEETPFCGAHVHFVKFDVIAADGANVGWNYLSCVAHGETGIYRWFADTELKTVFFHDHLFAQSHQHHGVFASLLVEAEGSNFKNSFTGEPLTAGTEATIENPFIPDFREYCLAVHDFVPLFDGDGNPLNPPNVPGSLDDFGVMAFNYRNEPFQIRGGDPAYVFSSWVHGDPATPVFQGYKGDPARIRLIDGAFEESHAINIHREYWHRDRRNLNSSLTQAQHIGISEAFNFEFSLEGGSHNEDFDLMYNSAGLDDLWLGCWGLIRVRGRRVPFLKPLSDRDPLEERTLPLPEKTGTPPPKAINTTNPHPENTPIRKYHIAAIQHPIIYNQYNDHDPFGMVFVPVDKINEIYTVDYNPKPLIIRGNIGDCIEVTLTNMMPETIEDHPHPEVAVEEEWPYSPRVSLHPQLVDYEILNSDGATIGFNPDQTVGPGESITYRWYLSKPVGTTNLVDYGDIRNHRHHGLFGALIVEAEGSNYRDSSTGKFTPFKEQVDIINPFIPNFRELVIIQHDGVFLVDKNNELLPKFFFNPPDSKKTEEFDEEDQGMKAFNLRSEPFFNRLKNDQDVNEVFSSLVHGDPSTPIFNLYPKDPATVRLLMPADKSRAHSFFIHNHLYKHQAEDNFTNIIGIQGEITIGRELDKKLLYGAGGFLNPSGDFMYSSGLIRWDIELGMWGIIRVHSSINRDLLTLTD, encoded by the coding sequence ATGCTAAGAAAATATAGTGTTGTAGCAATACAGATACCTATTGTCTATAATAAGTTTGGTGACCATGATCCTAATGGTATGCTCTATGTTTTAGAAGAAAAAGAAGAACAAATCATAGCTCTAGTAAACGAGTTCGGTTTAATTCCTATTGATCTTGTTGAACCTTTAATCTTGAGAGCAAATCAAGGTGATAAGGTTGAAATCAAATTTACAAATAAGCTTGATTTTCCTGCTTCTATGAATTTAAAGGGGCTAGATTATGATGTTAAGACCTCTGATGGTGCTTTTGTAGGAAGAAACCCTAATACCACTGTTCCTCCTACAAAGTCTATCATCTATGAATTTGAAGCTAATACCCAAGGGGCATTTCAATTTAGTGATTTAGCTAATCCCCTTAGTTCTGAACTAGGAAGTAACCTTCATGGACTTTTTGGAGGATTTATAGTAGAACCCCCTGGCTCTACTTGGACTGATCCTCAAACTGGGAAACCTGTCGAGAGTGGAGCAATAGTTGATATCCATAATCCTTTCTTGCCTGATTTTAGAGAGGCAGTTATCGTCTTTCATGATGAACCTGCTATAAAAGCTAAAGATGGGAATCCACCCTTAGATCCAATTACGGGTCTACCACAATCTACCCATGCTATCAACTATAGAGCTGAACCTATGCGTAATAGAAAGAGATTAATAGAAGAAGGAGAAGTATGTGAAGGATGTATAGGTGAAGAAGTTCACCATGATTCCTGGGCCTTTGGAGATCCTGCTACACCAATTCCTAGAGCTTATATAAGTGATCCTATGAGATTCCATGTTATACATGGTGGAGTTAAGGAGACTCATATCTTTCACCTTCATGTTCATCAATGGCTATCAGAGATCAATGATCCCCATTCAGAATTAAATGATTCAAGAGAAATAAGCCCTCAACAGACAATTACCTTTGATGTTCTTTATGGAGCAGGTAGTTTACATGGAGCTTATGGAGACTCTATCTACCACTGCCACCTGTACCCCCATTTTGGAGAAGGAATGTGGGGGATCTTTAGAACCCATGATGTTTTAGAGAATGGAGAAGGTAGGTTTTATCCTGATGGAAGACCAATTCAACCATTAATCCCATTACCTGATAGACCCTTACCACCAGAGCCTACTCCAGAGAGACCTGGTTTTCCTCTCTTTATTCCTGGAGAGGTTGGTCAACTCTCGCCACTACCACCTCTAGGATTTAATAGAGATTTTGAACCTACCCAACTAGAGGCCAACGCTTTTGATAAGAATCCAGTTCCTGGAGCACCTTTTGTCAACCCTTGCCCCGAAGATGTACCAGTTAGAAGGTATGATATAGTTGCTATGGAGATACCTATTATTTATAATGATGCTAAATGGTTTGACCCACAAGGTAGATTATACGTATTAGCAGAAGATGAAGAGGACATTAGAGCAGGAATTAAAGAACCAGAGCCATTATTTATCAGATCAAATGCTGGAGAGTGTATTGAGATTCATCTAACCAATAAACTACCTGAAACAATTGGGGGAAATGCTTTTCAGACTTTAGAAGAAACTCCCTTCTGTGGAGCCCATGTCCATTTTGTTAAATTTGATGTAATAGCTGCTGATGGTGCAAATGTAGGATGGAATTACTTAAGTTGTGTAGCCCATGGTGAAACTGGAATCTATAGATGGTTTGCTGATACTGAATTAAAGACCGTCTTCTTCCATGATCATCTTTTCGCCCAATCCCATCAACATCATGGAGTATTTGCTTCCCTATTAGTGGAAGCAGAAGGATCTAACTTCAAAAATTCCTTTACTGGTGAACCTTTAACTGCTGGTACAGAAGCAACCATAGAGAATCCTTTCATACCAGACTTTAGAGAATATTGCTTAGCAGTTCATGATTTTGTTCCTCTCTTTGATGGAGATGGTAATCCTCTAAATCCACCTAATGTACCTGGCTCTTTAGATGATTTTGGGGTTATGGCTTTTAATTATAGAAATGAACCCTTCCAGATTAGAGGTGGTGATCCAGCCTATGTCTTCAGTTCATGGGTACATGGTGATCCAGCTACTCCTGTATTTCAAGGATATAAAGGTGACCCAGCTAGAATCAGGCTAATTGACGGTGCTTTTGAAGAGTCCCATGCAATAAACATTCATCGTGAGTATTGGCATAGAGATAGAAGAAATTTAAATTCTTCTCTGACTCAGGCACAACATATTGGAATATCAGAAGCCTTTAACTTTGAATTTTCCCTTGAAGGTGGATCTCATAATGAAGATTTTGATCTTATGTATAACTCGGCTGGATTAGATGACTTATGGTTAGGATGTTGGGGATTGATTAGAGTTAGAGGTAGAAGAGTTCCTTTCTTAAAACCATTATCTGATCGTGATCCTTTAGAAGAAAGAACTCTACCCTTACCAGAAAAAACTGGAACTCCACCTCCTAAAGCAATTAATACTACTAATCCTCATCCAGAGAATACACCAATTAGAAAATATCATATAGCAGCTATCCAGCACCCTATTATCTATAATCAATATAATGATCATGATCCTTTTGGAATGGTCTTTGTCCCAGTTGATAAAATCAATGAAATCTATACAGTAGATTATAATCCTAAGCCTCTTATTATTAGAGGAAATATTGGAGATTGTATTGAAGTTACTTTGACAAACATGATGCCAGAAACTATTGAAGATCATCCTCACCCTGAAGTTGCTGTAGAAGAAGAATGGCCCTATTCACCAAGAGTATCACTCCACCCACAATTAGTAGACTATGAGATTCTTAACTCTGATGGTGCTACAATAGGATTTAATCCTGACCAGACTGTAGGTCCTGGAGAGAGCATAACCTATAGGTGGTATCTATCTAAACCTGTAGGAACAACTAACTTAGTAGATTATGGTGATATCAGAAACCACCGCCATCATGGATTATTTGGAGCTCTTATAGTCGAGGCTGAAGGTTCTAATTATCGCGACTCTTCTACTGGTAAATTTACACCCTTTAAGGAACAAGTTGATATTATAAATCCTTTTATTCCAAACTTTCGTGAGTTAGTAATTATCCAACATGATGGGGTGTTTTTAGTCGATAAAAATAATGAGTTGTTACCTAAGTTCTTCTTTAATCCTCCAGATAGTAAAAAGACTGAAGAATTTGATGAAGAAGATCAAGGTATGAAAGCCTTTAACTTAAGAAGTGAACCCTTCTTTAACCGCCTAAAAAATGACCAAGATGTTAATGAAGTATTTAGTTCTTTAGTTCATGGTGACCCATCTACTCCAATTTTCAATCTCTATCCCAAAGACCCAGCCACAGTTCGCCTACTAATGCCTGCTGATAAATCTAGAGCACATAGCTTCTTTATCCATAATCACCTCTATAAACATCAAGCAGAAGATAACTTCACAAATATTATTGGAATTCAAGGTGAGATTACTATTGGAAGAGAGTTGGATAAAAAACTACTCTATGGAGCAGGAGGATTTTTAAATCCATCAGGAGATTTTATGTATAGTTCGGGTCTGATTCGCTGGGATATTGAATTGGGTATGTGGGGAATAATCAGAGTACATTCTTCTATAAATCGTGATTTATTAACTTTAACAGATTAA
- a CDS encoding L-2-amino-thiazoline-4-carboxylic acid hydrolase, with translation MVDSLFRFSEEGILEKVTEKRRKEQILFGAEKAKNFGVSSPEEVFTKISELFNCTFWKIKEDNKGFLAKANSCKLAAMAKEVGAGPPCDIYCLDPIEGMLKGLNQDYQIEVEETLWQGKKCKVKVSE, from the coding sequence TTGGTAGATTCTCTATTTCGTTTTAGTGAAGAAGGAATCTTGGAGAAGGTAACTGAGAAGAGAAGAAAGGAGCAGATATTATTTGGAGCTGAGAAGGCAAAAAACTTTGGGGTGAGCAGCCCTGAGGAGGTCTTTACTAAAATTTCAGAACTATTTAACTGTACTTTCTGGAAAATCAAAGAAGATAATAAAGGATTCTTAGCAAAGGCTAATAGTTGTAAGCTAGCTGCTATGGCTAAGGAGGTTGGTGCAGGTCCTCCATGTGATATTTATTGTTTAGACCCAATAGAAGGGATGCTAAAGGGTTTAAATCAGGATTATCAGATAGAAGTGGAAGAGACTTTATGGCAAGGGAAGAAGTGCAAAGTAAAGGTTAGTGAGTAA